Proteins from a single region of Tamandua tetradactyla isolate mTamTet1 chromosome 12, mTamTet1.pri, whole genome shotgun sequence:
- the WDR20 gene encoding WD repeat-containing protein 20 isoform X12 — protein sequence MATEGGGKEMNEIKTQFTTREGLYKLLPHSEYSRPNRVPFNSQGSNPVRVSFVNLNDQSGNGDRLCFNVGRELYFYIYKGVRKTVP from the coding sequence ATGGCGacggagggaggagggaaggagatgaACGAGATTAAGACTCAATTCACCACCCGGGAAGGTCTGTACAAGCTGCTGCCGCACTCGGAGTACAGCCGCCCCAACCGGGTGCCCTTCAACTCGCAGGGATCCAATCCTGTCCGCGTCTCCTTCGTAAACCTCAACGACCAGTCTGGCAACGGCGACCGCCTCTGCTTCAATGTGGGCCGGGAGCTCTACTTCTATATCTACAAGGGGGTCCGCAAG